One part of the Saprospiraceae bacterium genome encodes these proteins:
- a CDS encoding arylsulfatase, whose translation MKISVILIAAYLLANCGHQSLTGKQINRPNIIFIMADDMGYSDIGCYGGEIRTPNIDKLADNGIKLRSFYNNARCCPTRASLLTGQYPHTVGMGQMVTQAKAPIQPGPYQGFLNDTYPTIAEELKKIGYNTYMTGKWHVGEREDHWPRTRGFEHYFGLISGASSYYEIIPQEIGKRHIVLDDHEYTPPAQGYYMTDAFTDHAIEYLDAQKKDHPGNPFFLYMAYTAPHFPLHAYESDIVKYEKLYTQGWDVIRAKRYQKMKDLGLIDKRYQLTPKPEDIPAWDTATDQKTWTRKMAVYAAMIDRMDQNIGRIIKTLKSNRQFDNTMIVFISDNGGCAENVANRNFNDSNVKIGARGSYVTYDTPWANVSNTPFKKYKRFLHEGGIITPCIIHWPAKIKPQKGYKDGIGHVIDLLPTSLEIAGASPKNLPGQSLSFLWNNKNAPTRTYCWEHEGNKAIRQGDWKLVKDQEDPHWELYDLKSDPCESKDLTDAKPEMVEKMIDDYTKWALQVGVKPDKN comes from the coding sequence ATGAAGATTTCAGTTATATTGATAGCAGCGTATCTATTAGCAAATTGCGGCCATCAATCATTAACAGGAAAGCAGATTAACCGCCCTAACATTATATTCATCATGGCTGACGATATGGGTTATTCAGATATTGGCTGCTATGGCGGTGAAATACGGACACCTAATATTGATAAGCTAGCCGATAACGGAATTAAGCTCAGAAGTTTTTATAATAATGCCCGATGCTGTCCCACCCGGGCTTCACTTTTAACTGGACAATATCCTCACACCGTTGGGATGGGTCAAATGGTCACCCAAGCCAAAGCACCTATACAACCCGGCCCTTACCAGGGATTCCTCAATGATACTTATCCGACCATTGCAGAGGAATTAAAAAAGATCGGTTACAATACTTATATGACTGGTAAATGGCATGTAGGCGAACGGGAGGATCATTGGCCTCGTACCCGCGGTTTTGAACATTACTTCGGCTTAATATCAGGAGCCTCCAGTTATTACGAGATCATCCCTCAGGAAATAGGGAAACGGCACATCGTATTGGATGATCACGAATATACTCCACCTGCTCAAGGATATTATATGACTGACGCATTTACAGATCATGCAATTGAATACCTTGATGCACAAAAAAAGGATCATCCTGGCAATCCATTTTTTTTATACATGGCCTATACCGCCCCGCATTTCCCGCTGCATGCCTATGAGTCCGATATAGTCAAATATGAAAAATTATATACTCAAGGCTGGGATGTAATCAGGGCAAAACGATATCAGAAAATGAAAGATCTTGGATTGATCGATAAAAGATATCAACTGACGCCAAAGCCGGAGGATATACCTGCATGGGATACCGCTACAGATCAAAAAACCTGGACTAGAAAAATGGCAGTCTACGCCGCGATGATCGATCGAATGGATCAGAATATTGGCCGAATAATCAAAACTTTAAAATCTAATCGGCAATTTGACAATACGATGATCGTATTCATCTCTGACAATGGTGGCTGTGCTGAAAATGTGGCGAACAGAAATTTCAATGACTCAAACGTAAAAATTGGAGCACGAGGATCCTATGTGACCTATGATACACCCTGGGCCAATGTGTCCAACACACCGTTCAAAAAATATAAAAGATTCCTTCATGAAGGTGGTATCATCACCCCCTGCATCATCCATTGGCCGGCCAAAATAAAACCTCAGAAAGGATACAAGGATGGCATAGGACATGTCATCGATTTATTACCAACCAGTCTTGAAATAGCCGGTGCATCACCAAAAAATCTTCCCGGGCAGAGCTTATCCTTCCTGTGGAATAACAAAAATGCTCCGACCAGGACCTATTGTTGGGAACATGAAGGCAATAAAGCCATTCGCCAGGGAGATTGGAAATTGGTCAAAGATCAGGAGGATCCGCATTGGGAATTGTATGACTTAAAATCCGACCCCTGTGAATCGAAGGACCTCACTGACGCAAAGCCTGAAATGGTAGAAAAAATGATCGATGACTATACGAAGTGGGCCTTGCAAGTTGGGGTAAAACCAGATAAAAATTAA
- a CDS encoding mandelate racemase/muconate lactonizing protein, producing the protein MKRSNFLKLSGTAIAGTTVLPHAWANKNENQIQIAELEKHIIDKCELVDIDFSWPRFVGRNGRIDYHGQHKKCTVLKIYTRQGAMGWGLSDKKAEELFPLLQNKKVSDLVKPEKGIADGLDRRVDFALHDLMGVILNQPVFKLIGNRGPKEVSIYSGMIYLDELNPGNETKGLDTILENCEWDYNYGYRKLKVKIGRSGRWYPHDEGLKKDIEVLNLIHSSFKNRKVELLVDSNDMYSLEDTIGFMSGIGDISLFWVEEPFREEINAGQKLRTWMNKNGFEKTYYADGEANPDFDVCLQLGKEQIMNVFLPDTYGYGFSEWIKLMTTLKQINMLSSPHAWGDRLKTNYTTHLSAGLGNVCTVEGVTCNSDDIDYGDYPIVGGKIKVSDSPGFGMKLLKK; encoded by the coding sequence ATGAAACGCAGTAATTTTCTTAAACTATCGGGAACTGCAATTGCCGGAACGACTGTATTACCTCATGCCTGGGCTAATAAAAACGAAAACCAAATACAAATTGCGGAGCTTGAAAAGCACATCATCGACAAATGTGAATTAGTGGACATTGATTTTAGTTGGCCACGCTTTGTAGGAAGAAACGGTCGAATTGATTATCACGGCCAGCATAAAAAATGTACAGTTTTAAAAATTTATACTCGTCAGGGAGCAATGGGATGGGGGCTTTCAGATAAAAAAGCAGAAGAGCTCTTCCCGTTACTTCAAAACAAAAAGGTTTCGGATCTTGTAAAGCCTGAAAAGGGGATAGCAGACGGATTAGACCGACGGGTTGACTTTGCGCTGCATGATTTAATGGGCGTTATATTAAATCAACCTGTTTTCAAGCTAATAGGAAACCGTGGACCGAAAGAAGTATCCATTTACAGCGGAATGATTTACCTAGATGAATTGAACCCAGGAAATGAAACGAAAGGGTTGGATACAATACTTGAAAACTGCGAATGGGACTACAATTATGGATATCGTAAGTTAAAAGTAAAAATTGGCAGGAGTGGTCGTTGGTATCCACACGACGAAGGTCTTAAAAAAGATATTGAAGTACTGAATTTAATACATAGTTCATTTAAAAATAGAAAGGTAGAATTATTAGTCGATTCCAACGATATGTATAGCTTAGAAGACACCATTGGGTTTATGTCAGGAATTGGCGATATTTCTTTGTTTTGGGTGGAAGAACCCTTTAGGGAAGAAATTAATGCAGGACAAAAACTTCGAACCTGGATGAATAAAAACGGCTTTGAAAAAACATATTACGCAGATGGAGAAGCCAATCCTGATTTCGATGTTTGCCTTCAATTGGGAAAAGAACAAATAATGAATGTTTTTTTACCCGATACCTACGGCTACGGTTTTTCGGAGTGGATAAAGCTGATGACAACATTGAAACAAATCAATATGCTTTCAAGCCCACACGCTTGGGGAGACCGTTTGAAAACAAACTATACGACTCACCTATCTGCCGGACTTGGAAACGTTTGTACCGTTGAAGGTGTAACCTGTAATTCGGATGATATAGATTATGGTGATTATCCGATTGTAGGCGGCAAGATAAAAGTGTCGGATTCCCCAGGCTTTGGAATGAAATTATTAAAAAAGTAA
- a CDS encoding sulfatase, whose translation MKKFFGWIFLGGMTVVFFQQNMPLPRWQKTITRPPNILFAIADDQSFPHASIYGQSTFRTPIFDRIASNGILFSNAFVAAPQCSPSRAAILTGRQIWQLEEAGTHSSYFPKKFPVFTDALEGAGYFLGFTGKPWGPGNFKDAGWNRNPVGPEFNKRELASKPTTGISNIDYVANFKDFLDAKPADKPFFFWYGGHEPHRTYEAGSGAAVGKTAESLKVPGFLPNTPLVQNDLLDYALEIEWFDTQLGKMLQLLEAAGELDNTLVVVTADNGMPFPYAKANLQELGTHVPLAICGPMVNGKNRKVNDMVSLIDLAPTFLDLAQIKYFEGIAGKSLLPIFNQNKSGEVDHSRQFVFTGRERHTHARPDNVGYPARAVRTKDYLYVKNFKSERWPVGDPAPQHQASQGDDQNLKPIELGYEDIDDSPTKAYMIQHQTDFPELFRLGFEKRAEEELFNINKDPYCLHDISRDKKMQKVRIKLKSVLEKVLISQSDPRMTDHGDIFDSYPRFGLMRPFEGFKERGKYNEKYIIKN comes from the coding sequence ATGAAAAAATTCTTTGGATGGATATTTTTAGGTGGTATGACAGTCGTGTTTTTTCAACAAAACATGCCCCTACCCCGTTGGCAAAAAACGATCACCCGTCCACCCAATATATTGTTTGCCATCGCTGATGATCAATCCTTTCCCCATGCCTCTATATATGGACAAAGCACATTTCGTACACCGATATTTGATCGAATTGCTTCCAACGGCATCCTTTTTAGTAATGCATTTGTCGCTGCACCACAATGCAGTCCTTCGCGGGCAGCTATACTGACCGGAAGACAAATATGGCAATTAGAAGAAGCAGGAACTCATTCCAGTTATTTTCCAAAAAAGTTTCCGGTATTTACTGACGCTTTAGAAGGGGCGGGTTATTTCCTGGGTTTTACAGGCAAACCATGGGGACCTGGTAATTTTAAAGATGCCGGCTGGAACCGGAACCCGGTTGGACCAGAATTTAATAAAAGGGAATTGGCCAGCAAACCGACTACGGGCATCAGCAATATAGACTATGTCGCAAATTTTAAAGATTTTCTGGATGCAAAACCAGCTGACAAACCTTTCTTTTTTTGGTATGGAGGCCATGAACCTCATCGTACTTATGAAGCAGGCTCCGGGGCAGCTGTAGGCAAGACGGCAGAATCACTTAAGGTCCCCGGCTTTTTACCAAATACTCCCTTAGTTCAAAATGACCTATTAGACTATGCTTTGGAGATTGAATGGTTTGATACTCAACTTGGTAAAATGCTACAACTCCTGGAGGCTGCAGGCGAGTTAGATAATACGCTCGTGGTAGTAACTGCTGACAACGGTATGCCATTCCCTTATGCCAAAGCCAACCTGCAAGAACTCGGCACCCACGTACCTTTGGCAATTTGTGGTCCAATGGTGAACGGTAAAAACCGAAAAGTCAATGACATGGTTAGCTTAATTGACCTGGCACCTACTTTTTTAGATCTCGCACAGATCAAATATTTTGAGGGTATTGCCGGCAAATCATTGTTACCCATATTTAATCAAAATAAATCCGGGGAGGTAGACCATTCAAGACAATTTGTTTTTACCGGAAGAGAAAGACACACGCACGCACGACCTGACAATGTAGGCTATCCTGCCAGAGCTGTGCGAACAAAAGACTATCTGTATGTCAAAAATTTTAAGTCCGAAAGATGGCCTGTGGGTGACCCGGCGCCTCAGCATCAAGCCTCGCAGGGAGACGATCAAAATCTAAAACCTATTGAGTTAGGGTACGAAGATATTGATGACTCACCGACCAAAGCTTATATGATCCAGCATCAAACGGATTTCCCTGAGTTGTTTCGGTTAGGTTTTGAGAAAAGAGCGGAAGAAGAATTGTTTAATATCAACAAGGATCCTTATTGTTTGCATGATATATCCAGGGACAAAAAAATGCAAAAAGTCCGCATAAAATTAAAATCCGTGTTAGAAAAGGTACTCATAAGTCAAAGTGATCCAAGAATGACAGACCATGGAGATATATTCGATAGTTACCCCAGGTTTGGTTTGATGCGTCCGTTTGAAGGGTTTAAAGAGCGCGGGAAATACAATGAGAAATATATCATTAAGAATTAA
- a CDS encoding DUF4962 domain-containing protein produces the protein MKQFIYSFILMAWVAIPIHAQTKAIHTMFLQHTVPADGIEVAINAPLLRWPYLKGRGVNYAVQLSQDSSFTDKNLIHTEDLTGAFFNPHQILRNGTWYWRYKAEGHTWSAIQNFIVTDQSIRIVSPTTDRLLEQVPQAHPRVLLNNPSQEITKMSKQKDALSILAEADKVMTQKILTEKDAQPLVLSSDEKQNNKIQQDATVGLGNKVHKMVLTLCQAYLLTGHQAYADKAIAIATEISQWDPKGISGSRDFTDGNCMYDMALVFDTFYDQLMPEQRAKLLKAASVRAAGFYKTWVNNIESKVLSGHVWQLLLNEFFKTSIALYGHEPEATQWLTYSYELFLARAPILGGLDGGWAEGASYFQMNMETLIDIPDKIKIFTGFDFINLHPWYTQVADWLIYHVPPRSSADGFGDNTEELFGPPASYAAFAEVMADLTQNPKFTWYARQLKSNPGLDLSKEPILRWYRLTHPQTIGSTLNTDTLLWPMASISKEVGVASLHTAPDKPEQDIMVSMRSSPYGAYGHILSDQNTFNILVGGKRLFYRTGYKVAMDDPHRLGWSKHTKSQNGILINGEGQPYSAEAYGSFTRFLQCDLLAYVKGDASNAYQSTETKEDYHMKKFFRHIVLLQPGIVVIYDELESTEAAQWSWLIHNLQHMTLDSVHHSFTASTEGAKGAGKLWSSEPLSWNLTNKFDVPAVFYRNYDGMRTKKYNDDQWHLKAFNKQKTAAIRFLSVIQLNKSDAKILPFKENEMLAGITKIIVGDWEIEASVSNDLPPQLSIRSASLNTAFEAYGNDISFNKQVFQGKINNSSKLIEFKEGKIKFSERGDEPISPVR, from the coding sequence TTGAAACAGTTCATTTATAGTTTTATTCTGATGGCATGGGTAGCAATTCCTATCCATGCACAAACCAAGGCCATTCACACCATGTTCCTTCAACATACTGTGCCCGCTGATGGAATCGAGGTAGCCATCAATGCACCTTTGTTGAGGTGGCCCTATCTCAAAGGCCGTGGGGTGAATTATGCCGTACAGCTATCACAGGATTCCAGTTTTACAGACAAAAACTTGATTCATACTGAAGATTTGACAGGAGCATTTTTCAATCCACACCAAATACTTAGGAATGGTACCTGGTATTGGAGGTATAAAGCCGAGGGGCATACATGGTCAGCCATTCAAAATTTTATCGTCACTGACCAGTCAATACGTATTGTTTCGCCGACTACCGATAGACTGCTCGAGCAGGTGCCACAGGCACATCCCAGAGTGTTACTCAACAATCCCTCCCAGGAAATCACAAAGATGAGCAAGCAAAAAGATGCTTTATCCATCCTGGCTGAAGCAGACAAAGTAATGACCCAAAAGATCCTAACTGAAAAAGACGCTCAGCCGCTGGTATTATCATCTGACGAAAAACAGAACAACAAAATCCAACAGGATGCCACCGTCGGACTAGGCAATAAGGTACATAAAATGGTATTGACTTTGTGCCAGGCATATCTGCTCACAGGTCACCAGGCTTATGCAGACAAAGCGATAGCAATTGCTACTGAAATAAGTCAATGGGATCCGAAGGGCATCTCCGGATCACGGGATTTTACGGATGGCAACTGTATGTATGATATGGCGCTGGTATTTGACACATTTTATGATCAATTAATGCCGGAGCAAAGAGCCAAATTATTAAAAGCCGCCAGCGTGAGAGCTGCGGGCTTCTATAAAACCTGGGTGAATAATATCGAATCAAAAGTGTTGAGTGGTCATGTCTGGCAATTACTGCTGAACGAATTTTTTAAAACATCCATTGCGCTGTACGGTCATGAGCCTGAGGCAACTCAGTGGCTTACATATAGCTATGAATTATTTTTAGCCCGCGCACCTATATTGGGCGGATTGGATGGCGGATGGGCAGAAGGTGCTTCTTATTTCCAGATGAATATGGAGACACTGATAGATATACCGGATAAGATTAAAATATTTACAGGTTTTGATTTTATCAACCTTCATCCCTGGTATACACAGGTAGCCGACTGGTTGATCTATCATGTACCTCCCCGATCCTCCGCCGATGGCTTTGGTGATAATACAGAAGAACTGTTTGGACCTCCGGCCAGTTATGCAGCTTTTGCAGAAGTGATGGCTGACCTGACTCAAAATCCAAAATTCACCTGGTATGCTCGTCAATTAAAAAGTAATCCGGGTTTGGACTTATCCAAAGAACCAATTTTGCGTTGGTATAGATTGACTCACCCACAGACTATAGGGTCAACGTTGAATACAGACACCTTGCTTTGGCCTATGGCGTCCATATCAAAAGAAGTAGGTGTGGCTTCCTTACACACTGCGCCGGACAAACCTGAACAAGATATCATGGTATCTATGCGATCCAGCCCCTATGGCGCATATGGTCATATCCTGAGTGATCAAAACACCTTCAATATTTTAGTTGGTGGCAAACGCCTGTTTTACCGGACCGGGTATAAAGTAGCGATGGACGACCCTCACCGACTTGGGTGGAGCAAACACACGAAAAGCCAAAATGGTATATTGATAAATGGCGAAGGCCAACCTTACAGCGCCGAAGCATACGGTTCTTTTACCCGGTTTTTGCAATGCGATCTGCTGGCATATGTCAAAGGAGACGCTTCAAATGCTTATCAAAGCACCGAGACCAAAGAAGACTATCACATGAAGAAATTCTTTCGACATATAGTTTTGCTCCAGCCCGGCATAGTGGTGATATATGACGAATTGGAATCTACTGAAGCAGCTCAATGGTCCTGGCTAATCCACAATCTTCAACATATGACTTTGGACTCTGTACACCATTCTTTTACAGCCAGTACCGAAGGTGCCAAAGGTGCAGGAAAACTATGGAGCTCGGAGCCACTTTCATGGAACCTGACCAATAAATTTGATGTCCCTGCAGTCTTTTATCGAAATTATGATGGAATGCGTACAAAAAAATACAATGATGATCAATGGCACCTCAAAGCCTTCAACAAGCAGAAAACAGCTGCGATTCGATTTTTGTCAGTAATCCAACTGAATAAATCTGATGCCAAAATTCTACCATTTAAAGAAAATGAAATGTTGGCGGGTATCACAAAAATAATTGTGGGAGATTGGGAAATCGAAGCTTCCGTTTCAAATGATTTACCTCCTCAGTTATCGATACGTTCTGCCTCGCTCAATACCGCATTTGAAGCATATGGCAATGACATCTCCTTTAATAAGCAAGTATTCCAGGGCAAAATAAATAATAGTTCTAAATTGATAGAGTTTAAAGAAGGCAAGATAAAATTTTCAGAAAGGGGCGATGAGCCAATTTCTCCAGTTCGCTAA
- a CDS encoding arylsulfatase — MICTAYLTLSEQRSSPKPNILYILADDLGYGDVSINNPEGKISTPNIDKLALQGMRFTDAHSPSAVCTPTRYGLLTGRYPFRSRKPVGVLRGYSRTLIEQDLPTVASLLKSEGYQTGVVGKWHLGVDWVLKPAFQQIDTQDLYGIMEEMDPEAIDFDKDPIKGPKTAGFDYSYILPASLDMPPYCYLENQKLVEKPDGYTDGNKLTTGYTGPFWRAGKKSPSFDFYKVLPTFIEKGKAFLRNQSGKKPFFLYLPLSAPHTPWVPDQSYQGKSKVGEYGDFVQQVDASIGEILQVLESTGLAKNTLVIFASDNGPYWRQNFIEQFDHKAAGPFRGMKGDAYEGGHRIPFIVKWPGKIKANRVSDATTCLTNLMATCSDIVKNHSDKFKTEDSYSILPVLMGTTSSVTNQPAVVHCSSIGYFAIRQGDWKMIEGLGSGGFTEPRKIEGKAGDPKGQLFNLNKDIGETQEIYAQNPAKVTELHELLEKIKATKSRPFQ; from the coding sequence ATGATCTGCACAGCTTATCTTACTTTGTCAGAACAGCGTAGTTCACCTAAACCCAATATCCTCTATATTCTGGCTGATGATCTGGGATATGGTGATGTGTCTATTAATAACCCTGAAGGAAAAATATCCACTCCCAACATCGATAAACTTGCCCTGCAAGGGATGCGATTTACGGATGCGCATTCGCCTTCAGCAGTGTGCACACCTACCCGATATGGTTTGCTGACAGGTCGGTATCCATTCAGAAGTCGCAAGCCGGTAGGAGTATTGCGTGGATATAGCAGAACACTGATCGAACAAGATCTACCAACTGTAGCCAGCCTATTGAAAAGTGAAGGATATCAAACAGGTGTCGTCGGCAAATGGCATTTGGGAGTAGATTGGGTCCTCAAGCCAGCTTTTCAACAAATCGATACACAAGATCTCTATGGCATCATGGAAGAGATGGATCCCGAGGCAATAGATTTTGATAAAGACCCAATTAAAGGTCCCAAAACCGCAGGATTCGATTATTCTTATATCCTGCCTGCCTCCTTGGATATGCCTCCTTACTGTTATCTCGAAAATCAAAAATTGGTTGAAAAGCCGGATGGCTATACGGACGGTAATAAATTGACGACGGGTTACACAGGTCCGTTCTGGAGAGCTGGCAAAAAATCTCCCTCATTTGATTTCTACAAAGTGCTACCCACCTTTATTGAAAAAGGCAAGGCTTTTTTACGAAACCAATCTGGAAAAAAACCGTTCTTTTTATACTTGCCCTTGTCTGCACCACATACTCCCTGGGTGCCCGATCAGTCCTACCAAGGTAAATCCAAAGTAGGAGAATATGGAGATTTTGTGCAGCAGGTCGATGCCTCTATCGGAGAAATATTGCAGGTTTTAGAGAGTACAGGATTAGCTAAAAATACTTTGGTGATTTTTGCCAGTGACAACGGTCCTTATTGGCGACAAAATTTTATAGAACAATTTGATCACAAAGCGGCAGGTCCATTCAGAGGTATGAAAGGTGACGCCTATGAAGGAGGCCACCGGATTCCATTCATTGTGAAGTGGCCAGGAAAAATCAAAGCTAATCGTGTGAGCGATGCCACTACTTGTCTCACTAATCTTATGGCGACTTGTAGTGATATCGTCAAAAACCATTCTGACAAATTTAAAACTGAAGACAGCTATAGTATATTACCAGTTTTAATGGGCACCACCTCCTCTGTAACCAATCAGCCGGCGGTGGTCCACTGTTCTTCGATAGGATATTTCGCCATCCGACAAGGAGATTGGAAGATGATCGAAGGCCTGGGATCAGGCGGCTTTACAGAACCAAGAAAAATTGAAGGCAAAGCAGGCGATCCGAAAGGACAACTATTTAACTTAAATAAAGATATCGGAGAAACACAGGAAATCTATGCTCAAAATCCTGCAAAAGTCACGGAGTTACATGAATTATTAGAGAAAATTAAGGCGACTAAAAGTAGGCCGTTTCAATAA
- a CDS encoding DUF1080 domain-containing protein: MKKLIFIFCFCCIAASSFGQWKDLFNGKDMAGWTKKNGNAEYKISNNAIVGISQLNTPNTFLCTEATYGDFILEVEVKVEPGLNSGIQIRSISDPSIMNGRVHGYQVEIDPGTRAWSGGIYDEARNGWLYPMSVNPLGQTAFKNGQWNKYHIEAIGSSIKTWINGVPCAKLQDAQTARGLIALQVHGIKQEAQNGLTVQWRNIRIATDNLKEMAWPDTDICEVSYLVNQLSDNEKRKGWRLLWDGKTSEGWRRFNADIFPKEGWSMKDGTLTVIDSPKDSIHKGGDIITDAQFSNFELELDYKLTTGANSGLKYFVVEDRSSKAKAALGPEYQLLDDKVHPDAKAGVDGNRTTGSLYDLITSENLSEGSLDKRMNPPGKWNKVRIVSKDGHVEHWLNNLKIVEYDRYSQIFRNLVLKSKFSDHPDFGQAAAGHIVLQDHGDEVQFRSIKIREF; encoded by the coding sequence ATGAAAAAGTTGATTTTTATTTTTTGTTTCTGTTGTATCGCAGCCAGTAGTTTTGGTCAATGGAAAGATCTGTTCAATGGTAAAGACATGGCAGGATGGACCAAAAAAAATGGCAATGCTGAATACAAAATCAGCAACAATGCTATTGTAGGGATCTCTCAACTCAATACACCCAATACTTTTTTGTGTACAGAAGCCACTTATGGCGATTTTATCCTTGAAGTGGAAGTCAAAGTAGAGCCTGGATTAAACTCAGGGATTCAGATCCGAAGTATCAGTGATCCCTCCATCATGAATGGCAGAGTGCACGGCTACCAGGTAGAGATCGACCCAGGTACCAGGGCTTGGAGCGGTGGCATTTACGATGAAGCACGCAATGGTTGGCTCTATCCAATGTCTGTCAATCCACTCGGTCAAACAGCTTTCAAAAATGGTCAATGGAATAAATATCATATCGAAGCCATAGGCTCTTCTATAAAAACATGGATCAATGGGGTGCCCTGTGCAAAATTGCAAGATGCTCAAACTGCAAGAGGTTTGATTGCGCTGCAAGTGCATGGCATCAAACAAGAGGCACAAAACGGACTCACTGTGCAGTGGAGGAATATCCGAATCGCTACAGATAACCTGAAGGAAATGGCATGGCCTGATACAGATATTTGTGAGGTGAGCTACCTGGTCAATCAACTTTCTGACAATGAAAAAAGAAAAGGCTGGCGACTACTTTGGGACGGAAAAACTTCTGAAGGATGGAGAAGGTTTAATGCCGATATTTTTCCAAAAGAAGGTTGGTCTATGAAAGATGGGACCTTGACAGTCATTGACTCACCAAAAGACAGCATCCATAAAGGAGGCGATATCATCACTGACGCACAATTTTCCAATTTTGAACTAGAGCTTGATTATAAATTAACGACGGGAGCAAATAGTGGATTAAAATATTTTGTGGTGGAAGACAGGAGCTCGAAAGCAAAAGCTGCTTTGGGCCCTGAATATCAATTATTAGATGATAAGGTACATCCAGATGCCAAAGCAGGTGTGGATGGCAATCGCACTACAGGGTCTTTATATGATTTGATCACTTCTGAAAACTTATCCGAAGGAAGCCTCGATAAGCGCATGAACCCACCCGGAAAATGGAATAAAGTACGCATTGTATCCAAAGATGGTCATGTCGAACATTGGCTCAATAACCTGAAAATAGTAGAGTATGATCGATACTCCCAGATTTTCCGCAACCTGGTGTTGAAAAGTAAATTTAGCGACCATCCAGACTTTGGCCAGGCTGCTGCCGGACACATCGTATTGCAGGATCATGGAGACGAAGTTCAATTCAGAAGCATTAAAATCAGAGAATTTTGA